The Bacillota bacterium genome includes a window with the following:
- the hisC gene encoding histidinol-phosphate transaminase yields the protein MALNGIPKAIMQVKPYVPGKTIEEVQRELGLEEVIKLGSNENPYGPFDCSLQAMQEELVNLNLYPDASFVEIKQLIGDYIGVPKDYVAVSHGAEGMLETLVRCFVEAEDQVIIPSVTYGLYSEISKVMGAEIKYAPLNSHTIDLSLIAGAVNSKTKLIWLCNPNNPTGTIFTDNDFKEFMQDLPDRVWVVVDEAYAEFVETPEYANSVQAVLEGKQVVAVRTFSKAFGLAGARLGYALAAPEMISIIDKVSEPFNANRIGLAGAKAILSDREDFERSRKQIISDRSDVAAKLKEMGLEVITSHANFIFFQTPFDGRLLAQNLLRLGVIVRPTADWGLPNGIRVTVGRTEENEKFIKALRKAIETMEKEV from the coding sequence TTGGCTTTAAACGGGATTCCCAAAGCAATTATGCAAGTGAAACCATATGTTCCGGGAAAGACAATCGAGGAAGTACAGAGGGAACTGGGCTTGGAAGAGGTTATCAAGCTTGGCTCCAATGAAAACCCTTACGGTCCCTTTGACTGTTCCCTGCAAGCTATGCAGGAAGAACTGGTTAATCTAAACCTTTACCCTGATGCCAGCTTTGTTGAAATAAAACAGTTAATTGGTGACTATATTGGTGTACCCAAAGATTATGTGGCTGTATCCCACGGGGCGGAGGGGATGCTCGAGACTCTTGTTCGTTGCTTTGTGGAGGCCGAAGACCAAGTAATTATCCCTTCTGTCACATACGGACTATACAGTGAGATCTCCAAGGTCATGGGAGCGGAAATTAAATATGCCCCTCTAAACTCTCATACCATTGATTTATCCCTCATTGCCGGCGCTGTTAACTCTAAAACTAAATTAATATGGCTGTGTAATCCCAACAACCCCACAGGAACAATTTTCACAGATAATGATTTTAAAGAATTCATGCAGGATCTACCTGACCGGGTTTGGGTAGTTGTGGATGAAGCATATGCGGAATTTGTGGAGACGCCGGAATATGCCAATTCCGTGCAGGCCGTACTTGAAGGCAAACAGGTAGTGGCAGTTCGCACTTTTTCAAAGGCTTTCGGGCTGGCAGGTGCCAGGTTGGGCTATGCACTTGCCGCTCCGGAAATGATTTCTATTATCGATAAAGTGAGTGAGCCCTTTAATGCTAACCGGATTGGATTAGCAGGGGCGAAAGCTATTCTTTCTGACCGGGAAGATTTTGAACGTTCTCGTAAGCAAATTATTTCCGACCGGTCTGATGTTGCGGCCAAACTCAAAGAAATGGGACTGGAAGTGATAACTTCCCATGCTAATTTTATTTTTTTCCAGACTCCGTTTGACGGAAGGTTATTGGCCCAAAATCTTCTCCGGCTCGGCGTAATAGTAAGGCCCACCGCTGATTGGGGCTTACCTAACGGAATTAGAGTTACGGTAGGTAGAACGGAAGAAAATGAAAAGTTTATAAAGGCGTTGCGAAAAGCGATAGAGACCATGGAGAAAGAGGTTTAA
- a CDS encoding HAD family hydrolase yields MKMLQAVLFDLDGTLLQVDTEELMREYLKDIGAAAASVTEPNRFLQALMSSTGAMLADRNPEQTNFDVFWADFRSRLEDCIETLEPLLEDFYETKFPALRRLAVTCENSRKAVQAALNKGLRIAIATNPVFPAAAVQERMAWAGIKDLPWDLITSYEEMHFCKPHLEYYHEIASKLGVKPQECLMVGNDTREDMSAAHIGMRTCLVTDYLISSGNEDFHPEWSGPLSELALWLQEHLNTHPSAY; encoded by the coding sequence ATGAAAATGCTGCAAGCGGTTCTTTTTGACCTGGACGGAACACTTCTCCAGGTGGACACGGAAGAACTTATGAGAGAATACCTAAAAGATATAGGGGCTGCTGCCGCTTCAGTTACCGAACCTAACCGGTTTTTGCAGGCATTGATGTCCAGTACAGGTGCCATGTTGGCTGACCGCAATCCTGAACAAACTAATTTTGATGTTTTCTGGGCCGACTTCCGTTCTCGCCTTGAAGACTGTATTGAAACCCTGGAACCTTTATTGGAAGATTTTTATGAAACAAAATTCCCCGCGCTGCGCCGATTGGCCGTTACCTGTGAAAATTCAAGGAAAGCTGTTCAGGCAGCGCTAAACAAGGGGCTTCGCATTGCCATCGCCACAAACCCGGTATTCCCGGCGGCGGCTGTCCAAGAGCGTATGGCCTGGGCCGGGATAAAGGACCTACCATGGGATTTAATTACCAGCTATGAAGAAATGCATTTCTGTAAACCACACCTGGAATACTACCACGAAATCGCCTCTAAACTGGGGGTGAAGCCTCAAGAATGCCTAATGGTGGGCAATGATACCAGGGAAGACATGTCCGCTGCCCATATAGGTATGCGCACCTGCCTGGTTACCGACTACCTGATCAGTAGCGGCAATGAGGATTTTCATCCTGAGTGGTCAGGGCCCCTGTCCGAGCTTGCCCTGTGGCTGCAAGAGCACTTAAATACACACCCCTCTGCATACTAA
- a CDS encoding ABC transporter permease yields the protein MEYVQREYVQILLLTWEHIFISFVALIITIAICVPTGIYLTRNERLAPYVIGLANIFETIPSLALLGFLMFVVGIGKDNAIIALVLYAMLPVIQNTYTGIKSVSESLIEAGRGVGMTEFQILRLVQLPLARPVIVAGIRVAAVWIIGTATLAAAIGGGGLGRLIFSGISAVRDEVILAGALPATILALLVDQLLKYLQETASPQRRVARLNRKMEKKLMTEGKETIKA from the coding sequence ATAGAATACGTGCAAAGGGAATATGTGCAAATTTTGCTTTTGACCTGGGAGCATATTTTTATATCTTTTGTGGCCTTGATAATCACAATAGCTATCTGTGTGCCTACAGGAATATATCTTACCAGAAATGAAAGACTGGCGCCTTATGTTATTGGTTTGGCCAATATTTTTGAGACCATCCCGAGTCTGGCTCTTTTAGGCTTCCTGATGTTTGTGGTGGGCATAGGTAAGGATAATGCTATTATAGCTCTTGTCTTGTACGCTATGCTTCCGGTTATTCAGAACACCTACACCGGTATCAAGAGCGTATCGGAATCTCTTATCGAGGCCGGGCGAGGCGTGGGGATGACAGAATTTCAAATTCTCAGACTTGTACAACTACCCCTGGCCAGACCGGTTATAGTTGCCGGCATCCGGGTGGCTGCGGTATGGATTATCGGAACCGCGACTCTGGCTGCCGCCATAGGGGGAGGTGGACTGGGAAGGTTAATTTTTTCAGGCATATCTGCTGTGCGTGATGAGGTAATTTTGGCCGGGGCGCTGCCGGCAACCATTCTTGCTCTGTTAGTTGACCAATTATTAAAATATCTACAAGAAACGGCAAGTCCCCAAAGGCGGGTGGCCAGGCTTAATCGTAAGATGGAAAAAAAATTAATGACTGAGGGAAAGGAGACAATAAAAGCGTGA
- a CDS encoding MBL fold metallo-hydrolase, translated as MLTEVLPKLYKLEIPLPNNPLKALNAYVFKGNDRNLIIDTGMNREECKSVMLSGLREIGIDLKKTDFFITHMHADHAGLISSLQTETSKVYCSEPDARRINFSDQWDKTLANARLNGFPESDLQEAYNNHPGNKYQSRGMIDFNIFREGNTLDAGEYSLCCIETPGHTAGHLCLYEKENKILVAGDHLLKDITPNISAWVDDRDPLKEYLQSLDKILSFDIHLVLPGHRSLFKDSRQRVEELKAHHTNRTEEILSILAKGAQDAFQVAARMSWDLTYTTWEMFPVQQKWFAAGEALAHLIYLQGKEKIKSYRKEDKIKYYL; from the coding sequence ATGTTGACAGAAGTTCTACCCAAACTGTATAAACTTGAAATACCCCTACCCAACAATCCTTTAAAAGCCTTAAATGCTTACGTATTTAAGGGAAATGATCGAAATTTAATTATCGATACCGGAATGAACAGAGAAGAATGCAAAAGTGTAATGCTATCCGGCCTGAGGGAAATTGGCATTGATCTAAAGAAAACCGATTTTTTTATTACGCACATGCATGCCGATCACGCAGGGTTGATTTCTTCACTCCAAACGGAAACCTCGAAGGTATACTGCAGTGAGCCTGACGCCCGGCGCATTAACTTTAGCGACCAGTGGGACAAAACACTTGCCAATGCCCGTCTAAACGGTTTTCCCGAAAGTGATCTCCAGGAGGCCTACAACAACCATCCGGGTAATAAATATCAATCCCGCGGAATGATTGATTTTAACATTTTTCGGGAAGGGAATACACTAGACGCAGGGGAATACTCTCTCTGTTGCATAGAAACCCCCGGCCATACAGCAGGTCATCTATGCCTTTACGAGAAAGAAAATAAGATTCTGGTAGCGGGAGACCACCTTTTAAAAGACATAACCCCAAATATCTCAGCCTGGGTGGATGACAGAGACCCCTTAAAGGAGTATCTACAAAGCCTGGATAAAATTCTTTCTTTTGATATCCACTTGGTATTACCTGGTCACAGAAGCCTTTTTAAAGATAGCCGCCAACGGGTTGAAGAACTCAAAGCACACCACACAAATCGAACGGAAGAAATTCTTTCAATACTGGCAAAAGGGGCTCAGGATGCTTTTCAAGTAGCTGCAAGAATGAGCTGGGACTTAACTTATACAACCTGGGAAATGTTCCCCGTACAGCAAAAATGGTTTGCTGCCGGTGAGGCCCTTGCACACTTAATATATCTGCAAGGTAAGGAAAAAATAAAAAGTTATAGAAAAGAAGATAAAATAAAATATTATCTTTAA
- a CDS encoding thiamine pyrophosphate-binding protein — protein MPLENAAKQLVDQLESLNVDTVFGIPGIHNLAIYDQLLDSRIKHITAKHEQGAGFMADGYARVTGKPGVCLVITGPGLTNIATAMGQAYGDSVPMVVISSQVPTSKMGHRTGFLHELKNSTAFAGCIAKESRVVPSKDLVSLYLQEAYMLATSGRPGPVHLEIPMDILSSPVNPGGERQVFDSDHLTLDIWDNFNQHTEMENALKSIQESERPVIIVGGGGSFAAQEITGLAERINAPVLQTCAGKGTVSEDHPLCLGTRLHFPAMRKLLEQSDVAIAIGTELAPTDLWEVPLSVGGSLIHIDQDPANFYNSRPDIALRGDAARIIKALLEGTGNKPGGEEITARVSQIIKKCTVDIPAVTGVPEKQAAYIKEMLGAMRKAFSRDTILCADMTTPAYIALSEFPVYGARTFLHPVGFGTLGHALPAATGIKLSLPEKDVAVLCGDGGFQFTMPELAVGCERGISLPIIIWNDSGFGEIRRWEEAKHPGRRIAVDHKNPDFVELGRAYGIPSCSVQNASELEAAIKEANATNSPYIIEVKATV, from the coding sequence ATGCCGTTGGAAAATGCTGCGAAACAATTAGTTGATCAGTTAGAAAGTTTAAATGTGGATACAGTTTTCGGTATACCGGGAATTCACAACTTGGCAATTTATGATCAATTGCTGGACAGCCGTATTAAACATATTACTGCCAAACATGAGCAGGGTGCAGGTTTTATGGCTGACGGGTATGCCCGTGTCACTGGAAAGCCGGGGGTTTGCCTGGTGATAACCGGCCCCGGTCTCACGAATATTGCCACTGCCATGGGGCAGGCGTATGGAGATTCGGTGCCTATGGTTGTTATTTCCAGCCAGGTGCCCACTTCCAAGATGGGACATAGAACAGGATTTTTACATGAATTAAAAAATTCAACCGCTTTTGCCGGGTGCATTGCCAAGGAAAGCCGTGTGGTTCCTTCCAAGGACCTGGTCAGCCTGTACCTGCAAGAAGCATACATGCTTGCCACCTCCGGTCGTCCCGGACCGGTGCACTTGGAAATCCCCATGGACATTCTGAGTTCCCCGGTAAACCCCGGGGGTGAGCGGCAAGTTTTTGATTCCGATCATTTAACTCTGGATATATGGGATAATTTTAATCAGCATACTGAAATGGAAAATGCCCTTAAATCGATACAAGAAAGTGAACGCCCGGTCATTATTGTGGGCGGTGGGGGTTCCTTTGCAGCCCAGGAAATAACCGGTCTGGCCGAACGTATAAATGCGCCCGTGCTGCAGACTTGTGCGGGTAAGGGGACTGTTTCTGAAGACCATCCTCTCTGTCTGGGGACCCGTTTACATTTTCCTGCCATGAGAAAGCTTCTGGAACAATCCGACGTTGCAATTGCCATCGGGACCGAGCTTGCCCCCACCGACCTGTGGGAAGTGCCTCTATCAGTGGGAGGTTCATTAATCCACATTGACCAGGACCCGGCTAATTTTTACAACAGCAGGCCTGACATTGCTCTGCGGGGAGATGCGGCAAGGATAATTAAAGCCTTACTTGAGGGTACCGGAAACAAGCCTGGCGGTGAAGAGATTACTGCCAGGGTAAGCCAAATTATTAAAAAATGTACCGTGGATATACCCGCAGTTACGGGTGTCCCGGAAAAACAAGCCGCTTATATTAAGGAAATGCTGGGGGCTATGCGAAAAGCTTTTTCCCGCGACACTATACTGTGTGCTGATATGACCACCCCGGCCTATATAGCACTGAGTGAATTTCCGGTTTATGGCGCGAGGACATTTTTGCATCCGGTTGGGTTTGGAACTCTGGGCCATGCGCTACCCGCCGCTACAGGCATCAAACTTTCTTTACCGGAAAAGGATGTTGCCGTATTATGCGGAGACGGGGGTTTTCAGTTTACCATGCCTGAACTGGCGGTAGGCTGTGAAAGGGGGATTTCCCTTCCCATTATCATATGGAACGACAGCGGCTTCGGAGAGATAAGACGGTGGGAAGAGGCTAAACATCCGGGCCGTAGAATAGCAGTGGATCACAAAAACCCGGATTTTGTGGAATTAGGCAGGGCTTATGGGATTCCTTCCTGTAGTGTTCAAAATGCCTCTGAATTAGAAGCAGCGATCAAAGAAGCAAATGCAACCAATTCACCATATATTATTGAAGTAAAGGCTACTGTTTAG
- a CDS encoding M48 family metallopeptidase produces MKLSVTCANGKLDLEVVFRKRKTMEIQVHPPGTVKVIVPAGTSKQAILTVVKSKENWLTKKLNELKDIGCLPAERELVTGASLFYLGSKYQLEVQKTSNVKVISVRLQPGKLLVVTPTKDQGKIKEALEQWYRKKAAVEISERVQYYAVGLKKAPTEIKIKHQKRRWGSCTGAGKLLFNWRCIMAPGPILDYVIVHEMCHLHYMNHSKDFWGLVGSIIPDYKERRAWLKKNGVLLDL; encoded by the coding sequence ATGAAACTTTCTGTAACCTGTGCTAATGGCAAATTAGATTTGGAAGTGGTATTCAGAAAAAGAAAGACTATGGAAATACAAGTCCATCCACCGGGGACAGTCAAAGTTATTGTTCCGGCGGGTACGTCTAAGCAAGCTATTTTGACAGTGGTAAAATCCAAGGAGAACTGGCTAACAAAAAAGTTAAATGAGCTTAAGGATATAGGATGTCTTCCGGCAGAAAGGGAATTGGTGACAGGAGCATCACTGTTTTATTTAGGCAGTAAATATCAGTTGGAAGTACAAAAAACAAGTAATGTAAAGGTAATTTCCGTTCGATTGCAGCCAGGTAAGTTATTAGTTGTCACGCCTACAAAAGACCAAGGGAAAATAAAAGAAGCACTGGAACAATGGTATCGAAAAAAAGCGGCAGTTGAGATAAGTGAGCGCGTGCAATATTACGCCGTTGGGCTTAAAAAAGCTCCCACGGAAATAAAAATTAAGCATCAAAAAAGAAGGTGGGGCAGCTGCACGGGGGCCGGAAAGCTCTTATTCAACTGGCGGTGCATAATGGCCCCCGGCCCTATACTTGATTATGTAATTGTGCATGAAATGTGCCATCTTCATTACATGAATCATTCTAAGGATTTTTGGGGTTTGGTGGGTTCCATTATACCTGATTACAAGGAGAGAAGAGCGTGGCTGAAAAAAAACGGGGTGCTGCTGGACTTGTAA
- a CDS encoding betaine/proline/choline family ABC transporter ATP-binding protein (Members of the family are the ATP-binding subunit of ABC transporters for substrates such as betaine, L-proline or other amino acids, choline, carnitine, etc. The substrate specificity is best determined from the substrate-binding subunit, rather than this subunit, as it interacts with the permease subunit and not with substrate directly.), producing the protein MVIFENVSKVYDDGTVAVDNLNLEVGEGELVVFIGPSGCGKTTSLKMTNRLEDPSSGRILVNGNDITRMNKVKLRRNIGYVIQEIGLFPHMTVAENIGIVPRLFKWQQKKTDKRVDELLEMAGLVPPLKYKYRLPEQLSGGQQQRIGVLRALAVEPQVILMDEPFGALDPISRDNLQNELMDLQRRLKKTIIFVTHDIDEALKIADKIVIMRRGKVVQTGTPAEIQGQPVNEFVKDFIGQDRLSAIDADSPVKMIMEEAPLVFKMDHKPGRILDELEDMGYDSAQVLDRNGYWVGMVTISQVKRASRQKLSLKQVLKADRKLPVEDATLRDAAGMLDDIDLPIPVLDKDKKLLGLVTHNGIAKLTVRRLQRQTPYRKKGEAK; encoded by the coding sequence ATGGTAATTTTTGAAAACGTTTCCAAGGTCTATGATGACGGTACAGTAGCCGTGGACAACCTGAACCTGGAAGTGGGTGAAGGGGAACTGGTGGTCTTTATCGGTCCCAGTGGATGCGGCAAAACAACTTCCTTAAAGATGACAAATCGCCTGGAAGACCCTTCGTCGGGAAGAATACTTGTTAACGGTAATGACATTACGCGGATGAATAAGGTTAAATTGAGACGTAATATTGGTTATGTTATCCAGGAAATAGGCCTGTTCCCGCACATGACTGTAGCCGAAAACATAGGGATTGTTCCCAGGCTGTTTAAATGGCAGCAAAAGAAAACCGATAAGCGGGTGGACGAGCTCCTGGAAATGGCAGGCCTGGTGCCGCCGCTGAAATATAAATACCGCCTTCCCGAGCAGCTCAGTGGTGGGCAGCAGCAGCGGATAGGGGTTTTAAGGGCCTTGGCCGTAGAGCCCCAGGTTATCTTGATGGATGAGCCCTTTGGCGCGCTGGACCCTATTAGCCGTGATAATTTACAAAACGAACTAATGGATTTGCAGCGCCGGCTGAAAAAAACCATCATTTTTGTTACCCACGATATTGACGAGGCATTAAAAATAGCGGACAAAATAGTAATCATGCGCCGTGGGAAGGTTGTTCAAACTGGTACTCCGGCGGAAATACAAGGACAGCCGGTAAATGAGTTTGTAAAGGACTTTATCGGTCAGGACAGGCTTTCTGCTATTGACGCTGATTCCCCGGTAAAAATGATCATGGAAGAGGCCCCGCTGGTGTTCAAGATGGATCACAAGCCGGGCAGGATTTTGGATGAACTTGAAGACATGGGCTATGATTCAGCCCAGGTTCTGGACAGGAACGGCTACTGGGTGGGTATGGTAACCATTTCGCAAGTAAAGCGTGCGTCCCGCCAGAAGCTGTCGTTAAAACAAGTACTAAAGGCTGATCGTAAACTGCCGGTCGAAGACGCTACGCTGCGGGATGCTGCAGGGATGCTTGACGACATCGACCTGCCCATTCCCGTATTGGATAAAGATAAAAAACTACTGGGGCTGGTGACCCACAACGGAATTGCCAAGCTGACTGTAAGGCGTCTGCAGCGGCAGACGCCTTACAGGAAGAAGGGGGAAGCTAAGTGA